From the Excalfactoria chinensis isolate bCotChi1 chromosome 1, bCotChi1.hap2, whole genome shotgun sequence genome, one window contains:
- the ECHDC3 gene encoding enoyl-CoA hydratase domain-containing protein 3, mitochondrial isoform X1, producing MAAVAALWRLSGPSVRPLAAACSSAAGGAPLTLRRQSGGVRDIILNNPGKRNALSLSMLRALKEDLLHDVKSKELRVIVISAEGPVFCSGHDLKELATQDDVKHHTQVFEVCAEVMTLIQRLPVPVIAKVNGLATAAGCQLVASCDIAVASEKSRFATPGVNIGLFCSTPAVALGRSLPRKVALEMLFTGEPLSAQEALMHGLVSKVVPEDKLEEETMRISHKICESSKSILALGKATFYRQMAQDLDTAYKITSQVMVDNLTLRDGQEGIEAFIQKRKPVWSHAQDEKK from the exons ATGGCGGCGGTCGCCGCGCTGTGGCGGCTGAGCGGGCCCTCAGTGCGGCCCTTGGCCGCGGCCTGCAGCAGCGCGGCGGGCGGAGCGCCGCTGACGTTACGGCGGCAGTCGGGGGGCGTGCG AGACATCATCCTGAACAACCCCGGCAAGCGGAACGCCCTGTCCCTCTCCATGCTGCGGGCGCTGAAGGAGGATCTCCTGCACGACGTCAAGAGCAAAGAGCTCCGCGTGATCGTCATTTCGG CTGAAGGACCCGTATTTTGTTCTGGTCATGATTTAAAGGAGCTGGCAACCCAAGATGACGTAAAGCACCATACCCAAGTATTTGAAGTATGTGCAGAG GTTATGACTTTAATCCAAAGACTTCCAGTACCAGTGATTGCCAAAGTGAATGGCCTGgccacagcagcaggctgtcaGCTGGTGGCAAGCTGTGACATTGCGGTGGCAAGTGAGAAATCACGCTTTGCTACTCCTGGAGTTAACATTGGATTGTTTTGCTCCACACCAGCTGTGGCCCTGGGCAGATCTCTTCCAAGAAAG GTGGCACTGGAGATGCTTTTCACAGGTGAGCCTCTGTCTGCCCAAGAAGCTTTAATGCATGGGCTTGTCAGCAAGGTGGTACCAGAAGACAAGCTGGAAGAAGAGACCATGAGAATCTCTCACAAGATATGCGAAAGCAGCAAATCCATCCTGGCGCTGGGGAAAGCCACCTTCTACAGGCAGATGGCGCAGGACCTTGATACTGCTTACAAAATAACCTCTCAGGTCATGGTAGACAATTTGACTTTGAGGGATGGGCAGGAAGGTATTGAAGCCTTCATTCAGAAACGCAAACCTGTCTGGTCACACGCTCaggatgagaagaaatga
- the ECHDC3 gene encoding enoyl-CoA hydratase domain-containing protein 3, mitochondrial isoform X2 → MLRALKEDLLHDVKSKELRVIVISAEGPVFCSGHDLKELATQDDVKHHTQVFEVCAEVMTLIQRLPVPVIAKVNGLATAAGCQLVASCDIAVASEKSRFATPGVNIGLFCSTPAVALGRSLPRKVALEMLFTGEPLSAQEALMHGLVSKVVPEDKLEEETMRISHKICESSKSILALGKATFYRQMAQDLDTAYKITSQVMVDNLTLRDGQEGIEAFIQKRKPVWSHAQDEKK, encoded by the exons ATGCTGCGGGCGCTGAAGGAGGATCTCCTGCACGACGTCAAGAGCAAAGAGCTCCGCGTGATCGTCATTTCGG CTGAAGGACCCGTATTTTGTTCTGGTCATGATTTAAAGGAGCTGGCAACCCAAGATGACGTAAAGCACCATACCCAAGTATTTGAAGTATGTGCAGAG GTTATGACTTTAATCCAAAGACTTCCAGTACCAGTGATTGCCAAAGTGAATGGCCTGgccacagcagcaggctgtcaGCTGGTGGCAAGCTGTGACATTGCGGTGGCAAGTGAGAAATCACGCTTTGCTACTCCTGGAGTTAACATTGGATTGTTTTGCTCCACACCAGCTGTGGCCCTGGGCAGATCTCTTCCAAGAAAG GTGGCACTGGAGATGCTTTTCACAGGTGAGCCTCTGTCTGCCCAAGAAGCTTTAATGCATGGGCTTGTCAGCAAGGTGGTACCAGAAGACAAGCTGGAAGAAGAGACCATGAGAATCTCTCACAAGATATGCGAAAGCAGCAAATCCATCCTGGCGCTGGGGAAAGCCACCTTCTACAGGCAGATGGCGCAGGACCTTGATACTGCTTACAAAATAACCTCTCAGGTCATGGTAGACAATTTGACTTTGAGGGATGGGCAGGAAGGTATTGAAGCCTTCATTCAGAAACGCAAACCTGTCTGGTCACACGCTCaggatgagaagaaatga